Below is a window of Psychrilyobacter piezotolerans DNA.
ACCCTAGAAATTTTGGTGCATTGATCAGGAGTGCAGAGATTTTTGGCGTGAAAGGAATAATAATACCAGAAAGAAATTCGGTGAAGATAAACGAAACTGTAGTAAAAACATCTACAGGAGCTATAGAGCATGTGAATATTATCAAAGTTAAAAACATAGCTGAAACAATCGATCAGTTAAAAAAGTACGATTTCTGGATCTATGGTGCAGAAGGAAGTGCAAAAAAATATTATCATGAGGAAAACTATCCTGCTAAAACAGCCTTAGTTTTAGGTAGTGAAGGATTTGGGATAAGGAAGAAAGTGAGGGAACATTGCGATATTTTAATAAAAATACCTATGAAAGGTAAGATAAATTCATTGAATGTATCGGTTGCAGGTGGAATTCTACTGTCGGAAATATCAAAAAATCGATAATAAGTTTAATAGAAGATTGTCTTTAATAGGATTTTAACGGGGGTAAAAATTTTGGGAGAGAGAGCGAGATTTGAAGTTACTGAAGAAATATTAGAGGAAGCAAAAAGTGGAAATGAAGAAGCTGTAGGGATGGTTGTGGAAAACTATAAGGGTTTTGTTATGATGAATGCCAAGAACTATTTTTTACTGGGTGCTGAAAGAGATGATCTTATTCAAGAAGGAATGATTGGACTATTAAAGGCTATTAGAGCGTACGATACTGAGAAAGCGGCATCATTTAAAACTTTTGCCACAATTTGTGTGAAAAGGCAGATAATTACAGCTATAAAAAAAGCCAACTCCAACAAGAATAAAGCGTTGAATACATCTATTGGTATAGAGAACGAAAATAAGGAGACCAATAGGGAGATAGAATATTTTAGGGGATTAAAATCTTATCAATCGTATAATCCAGAAGAACTGGCTCTGTCTAAGGAGCAGATGAATGGATTAAGAAATTACCTGGAGAGAAAGTTAAGTCCGCTGGAAACTTCTGTTTTTAGATATATGGTAAAAGGATATCCGTATAAAGAGATTGCGGAAAAAATGGGTGAAAAGGTAAAGGCAGTGGATAATGCCATCCAAAGGATAAAAAGAAAAAGTGAGCTGTGGCTGGATACATATAAAGGATTAAGTTAGGCTGCTGCCTGACTTAATCCTTTGTGGTATAAACAAAAATATATAATAAATATAGAGTGGGAGCGTAGTAGATGAGAGAATATATGTTTAATGAGATCGAAAAAAACTTACAAAACACATGGAATGAAAAAAAAATATTTGAAACAAAAAATAAAGTAGAGGGAAAAGAGAATTATTATGTGTTGGAAATGCTGCCCTTCCCATCAGGGAAACTTCATATGGGACACGTAAGAAACTATACTATAGGTGATGTGATCGCCAGGTATAAAACTATGAAGGGGTACAATGTCCTTCATCCAATGGGTTGGGATTCCTTTGGATTACCGGCAGAAAATGCAGCTATCCAAAATGGTGCACATCCTGCCACTTGGACGGTAAAAAACATAGAATATATGAAGGACCAGTTAAAGATGTTGGGATTTTCATATGACTGGGACAGGGAGATAGCTTCTTATAAACCGGATTATTATAAGTGGAATCAATGGATCTTTAAAAAAATGTATGAAAATGATTTGGTGTACAGAAAAAAATCTACAGTTAACTGGTGCCCTAAGTGTGATACGGTATTAGCCAATGAACAGGTAGAAGATGGTAAGTGCTGGAGACATGGAGATACAGATGTGACTCAAAAAGATTTGACTCAGTGGTTCTTCAAGATAACTGAATATGCAGATGAATTATTAAAGGGACATGAAGAGATAAAAAAGGGATGGCCGGAAAAGGTAATTACCATGCAAAAAAACTGGATAGGGAAATCTTTTGGTACTGAGATAGCTTTTAATCTGGAAGGATCTGAGGAAAAATTACCGATGTTTACCACCAGGATAGATACTCTATTTGGTGTGACATATTGTGTGATAGCCCCGGAGCATCCAATGGTAGCAGAGATCTTAGGGGAGAAACCTGAGATCAAAGATGCGGTAGATGCTATGAAAAACGAAGATATGATAGCTAGAACTGCAGAGGGTAAGGAAAAAAATGGAGTGTTTACAGGGAGATACCTGATCAATCCGGTAAATGGTGAGAAAGTAGAACTTTGGATAGCAGATTATGTGCTTATGAACTATGGGACAGGAGCTGTTATGGCTGTGCCTGCTCATGATGAAAGAGATTTTGCCTTTGCAAAAAAATATGACCTGCCTATGAAAGTAGTAATAAATCCTATAGAGAAGAAGACTAAAAAAGAGATAAAAATAGAAGTAAAAGAGATGGAAAATGCATTTATCGGAAAGGGTATCATGACTAATTCTGATAAATTTGATGGGATTTCATCTAAAGAAGCCTTAACTAAGATGGCGGAGCATGTAGAAGAACTGGGATTTGGTGAAAGAACGGTAAAATACAGATTAAAAGACTGGGGAGTATCCAGACAAAGGTATTGGGGAACTCCTATTCCGGCTATCTACTGCGATAAATGTGGAATAGTAATGGAATCAGATGAAAATCTGCCTGTTAAACTGCCTATGGATATTAAATTCTCAGGAAATGGAAACCCGTTGGAGACATCGGAAGAATTCAAAAATGCAACTTGCCCGACGTGTGGAGGACCTGCAAAGAGGGAGACGGATACAATGGACACCTTTGTAGATTCATCTTGGTATTATTTGAGATATTGTGATCCAAAGAATACAGATATGCCTATCGATAAGAATATAGCTGACAGCTGGTCTCCTGTAGATCAATATATTGGAGGAGTAGAACATGCTGTGATGCATCTGTTGTATTCTAGATTCTTCCATAAAGTTCTCAGAGATATGGGATTATTATCTACAGATGAACCTTTTAAGAGGCTGCTGACTCAAGGGATGGTATTAGGACCATCATACTATGAGAAGAGTACAGGAAAGTACCTGTTTCCAAATGAAACTGAGATAAAAGATGAAAAATCATATTCTAAAACCACAGGTGAAGAGCTGGTAGTAAAGGTAGAAAAAATGTCTAAATCTAAAAATAACGGGGTAGATCCATTGCATATAATTACCGAATATGGAGCAGATGCTGCCAGGTTATTTACAATGTTTGCTGCACCACCGGAGAAGGAATTGGAGTGGAATGAAAATGGATTGGCCGGGTCGTCTAGATTCTTAAACAGAGTTTGGAGGATGGTTGTAGAAAATAAAGGATATTTTGAAACAGGCAGTATAGATTTAGAGAAGGTTTCTAAAGCAGATAAAAATGTGATCAGAAAATTACATCAGACTATTAAAAAAGTAACTGCATCTATCGAGGATAACTACCACTTCAATACATCTATTGCGGCTAACATGGAACTGATCAATGAGCTGCAGGATTTCAAGGCAAATATATTAGATAATGGTGAAACAACCAGTGAATCTAAAAAAGTGTTTACCGAAACTGTAAGGACAATGATAATCATGTTGTCACCCTTTGTTCCTCATATTACCGATGAATTGTGGGCAGAATTAGGAGAAACGGGACACCTGTTCCAAATACCTTGGCCGACTCATGTGGAGGAGCTGACTATCTCTGATGATGTGCAGATAGGTGTGCAGGTAAATGGTAAATTGAGAGCTACCTTGGATGTTTCCAGAACTATTACAAAGGAAGAATTGGAAGCTTTAGCTTTAGCGGCTCCCAATGTGATTAAGTTTACAGAAGGAAAAACTATAGTGAAGAAGATAGTTGTTCCAGGAAGAATAGTAAATATAGTGGTGAAATAACAAAAGGAGGAATCATTTATGAAGAGAATTCTAGTTGTATTGATGTTTACTGTGATGTCGTTAAACGCCCTAGCTCTGGATCTATGGGTAAAGGGTGGAGTTAATCAGGGAACCGGAAGCAAAAAAATGGAAGATTTTGGCTATAATGCAGCACTGGAACTCAGCCAGGGGTTCTTAGGTTTTGTAGACTTAGGAGCTGGTATAGCTTATAATGGAAATTTGAAATTTGATGGTATTTCGGTACAGGAAAATGTTGGGTATGATCTGACTCCTGTATATGTATTTGCCAAGTTCAATATCATACCAGTGGCTCTAAAACCTTATGTGGTAGCCAGGCTGGGGAAAAACTTTGTAGTAAATGATAATACGGATTATAATGGAAAATCTGAAGCTAAAGGAGGAGCCTATGGAGCTGTGGGAGTAGGAGTAGAATTTTTAAGTTCTTTCCAAGGTGAAGTACTTTACTCGATTTCAGAAGTGAGAAATAATCCCAGTGGAAAAGATAATGTAGACATGGTGTCACTGACTTTAGGGTATAATTTCTTCTAAGGGAAAAATTAACAGCAAACTAATTTTTTTCTAAGGTTTTTCTAAGATAATGGTGGTAATATATTTACATGAAAAGTAGTAACTTTTTCATAACTCTCTCCGAACCCTTGAATTTTTCAAGGGTTCTTTTAATTTTTCAAAGGTTAAAATACGCAAGAAACCACGAGGAAACGTGGGTTTTATAGGGAGAGTTGAAAATGGGAAAAATAATACAAAAAAGATATAAAAAAACTTTGAAAATTATTGACTTTTTGTATTAGGTATGATATCATTATCTATGTTTGTGAGCGAATTTTTGGCTCATGCACCACAATTAAGATTGTGGGAGGATAGCAATTCCGATATGATGAGTGGAGGTGTAAAGAAATGAGAGTAAACATTTTAATGGAATGTACAGAGTGTAAGAGAAGAAACTACAGTACTTCTAAGAACAAAAAAAACACGGATGGTAGAATTGAATTAAAAAAATTCTGTAAGTGGGATAAGAAAGTAACTGTGCATAAAGAAACTAAGAAGTAATTCTTGGAAAGGCATAGCTTAACAACATGCAGTTCAGTGGCTCAATTGGTAGAGTAACGGTCTCCAAAACCGTGGGTTTAGGGTTCGAGTCCCTACTGGACTGCCATTTTATACTTTAGGGTGGTTTATATGAATACTTTGTTACAGAACGTTAAGACTGAATATAAGAAAGTTGTATGGCCTAGCAAAGATGAGATTGTTAAGTCAACATTACTTGTTGCAGCTATGAGTGTCGCGGTGAGTATCTATGTAGGTGCTTTTGACGTGATAGCTTCGAGGATACTTAAGATGATGGGTACCTTTTTTGGAGGGTAATTTATGGAAAGAAAAATAGAAAAAAAATGGTATATGATTCATACGTATTCCAGTTATGAAAAGAAAGTGAAAGCTGACTTAGAAAAAAGAATTCAGACACTTGAATTAACAGATAAAGTTTTTAGAATTGTGGTTCCTGAAGAAGAGATAAAGGAAATTAAAAACGGTAAAGAAAAAATCGTTTTCAGAAAATTATTTCCAGGTTACGTAATGATAGAAATGGAAGCAGTTAGAGAAGAGACAAACGACGGTATATGGTACAGTGTTGATTCTGATGCATGGTATGTAATCAGAAACACTAACGGTGTAACAGGATTTGTTGGTATTGGATCTGATCCTATCCCTATGGAAGATGAGGAAGTAGCAACTATCCTTAGATTCTTAGGAGAAGAAGGAGAAGAAAAACCTGAACCTAAGGAAGAGATCATATTAGATTTCAAAGCTGGGGATATGGTAGAACTGCTTGAGGGCGGTTTTGCTGGAAGTGTTGGTGAAGTTAATAATATTGACTTAGAACATGGAAAAGTAAAGATAATGATAGATATGTTTGGTAGAATGACTCCTGTAGAGATTGGGGTTAACGAAGTTAAGAAAGTAATGTCTTAATATCAAGTAACTAACAATCTTTTCAAAGGTGGGAGAGTAAATCATTAAAACCACAAGGAAATTATGGAGGTAACAAAAATGGCAAAAGACGTAATCGGATTAATTAAATTACAATTACAAGCAGGGAAAGCAAACCCGGCACCACCAGTTGGACCAGCATTAGGTCAACATGGTGTAAACATCATGGAATTCTGTAAAGCGTTCAACTCAAAAACTCAAGATAAGGCTGGATTCATAATACCAGTGGAGATCAAAGTATATTCTGACAGATCTTTCACATTCGTATTAAAAACACCACCTGCATCAGATTTATTAAAAAAAGCAGCTGGAATCAAATCAGCAGCAGCAAATTCAAAGACTGATGTTGCTGGAACAGTAACTTCTGCACAAATTCAAGAGATCGCTGAAACTAAAATGGTAGACTTAAACGCTGGATCGTTAGAAGCAGCTATGAGCATCATTGCTGGATCTGCAAGATCAATGGGAATCAAAATAGAAGGTTAATCTTAATTTAATATTTTAAATTTCAATATATATCACATTGTTGATAATTAAGTGGTAGGACGCAAGTTCGCTTAAGCCACATAAGGAGGAAAAGTAATAATGGCAAACAAAAAAGCTAAAAAATACGTAGAAGCTGCTAAATTAGTAGAGACTGGTAAATTATATGAAGTTAAAGATGCATTAGAATTAGTTGCAAAGACTAAAACTGCAAATTTCGTAGAAACTGTTGAAGTTGCATTAAGATTAGGAGTAGATCCTAGACATGCTGACCAACAAGTAAGAGGAACTGTAGTATTACCTCATGGTTCTGGTAAAGTAACTAAAGTATTAGTATTAACTCAAGGTGAAAACATGCAAAAAGCATTAGATGCAGGAGCAGACTATGCAGGAGCAGAAGAATATATCGAGCAAATCCAAAAAGGTTGGTTTGATTTTGATGTAGTAATCGCTACACCAGACATGATGCCTAAGTTAGGAAAATTAGGTAGAACTTTAGGAACAAAAGGTTTAATGCCTAATCCTAAATCAGGAACTGTAACTACTAACGTAGCACAAGCAGTATCTGAATTCAAAAGAGGAAAGCTTGCATTCAGAGTAGATAAATTAGGATCTATTCATGTAGGAATCGGAAAAGTAGATTTCACAGCTGAGCAAATTGAAGATAACTTCAAAGCATTCATGGCAGAAATCACTAGATTAAAGCCATCAGCAGCTAAAGGTCAATACCTTAGAACTGTAGCTTTATCTTTAACTATGGGACCTGGAATCAAAATTGATCCTATCCTTGCTTCTAAATACTTAGAAGCTTAATTAATTAAAGTTTAACTTTTTTTAAACTATAAATTGAACTAAAGACAGTAGGTGGTGAAAACCGTAAATCCTACCGAGGTTTATACAGTTTTGAATACAAAGCTTATAACCTCACCTATCAGAAATGATCTCTGTCTTTACTAAACCTTTAGTCAGAGATCATTTTAATTTAAAGAGGAGGTGACTAGAAGAATGGCAACTGAAGCAAAAAAATTAGTAGTAGCAGAATTAGCTCAAAAAATCAAAGACGCTAAAACAATCGTACTTGTAGATTATCAAGGTATCAACGCAAAAGATGATACTGAGATCAAGAAACAATTAAGAGAATCTGGATCTGAATACTTAGTAGCTAAGAATAGATTATTCAAAATAGCTTTAACTGAGGCAGGTGTAGCAGATTCATTTGACGATCTTTTAGAAGGAACTACAGCATTTGCGTTTGGATATGAAGATGCAGTAGCACCAGCTAAAGTGGTTTACGAATTTGGTAAAGGGAAAAAAGATTTATTTAACATCAAAGGTGGTTACTCTGAAGGGAAAAGAGTTGAGATTTCTGAAATAGAAGCATTAGCAACTTTACCATCAAGAGAAGCATTACTATCTATGGTATTAAATGGAATGTTAGGACCAATCAGAAAGTTAGCATACGGTATCGTAGCTATCGCTGATCAAAAAGAAGAGGCGTAATTCTCTGCTTTAAGATATGATCATTAGATCAAAATAAATTAAGAATATTAAGGTACAGCTTTAAGCTTACCAAATAAAAATTAGGAGGAACATAAAAATGGCATTTAACCAAGAAGCTTTCATCGCTGATTTAGAAGCAATGACTGTATTAGAATTAAAAGAAGTAGTTGAAGCATTAGAAAATCACTTTGGAGTAACAGCAGCAGCACCAGTAGCAGTAGCAGGAGCAGCAGCAGAAGTAGAAGAGCAAACTGAATTTGATGTAATAATCATGTCAGCAGGAGCTAAGAAAATAGCTGTAATCAAAGAATTAAGAGCTATCACTGGATTAGGTCTTAAAGAAGCAAAAGCAATGGCTGAAGAAGCTGGAGCAAAAGTTAAAGAAGGAGTTTCTAAAGAAGAAGCAGCTGAAGTTGCAGCTAAATTAGAAGAAGCTGGAGCAGTAATAGAAGTTAAGTAATTAACTCTCTAAGTCTAAAATTGACTAATTGACTAATTGAATAAAATAGGGCACTCTTTTAGCTTAGAGTGCCCTATTTAATCATTGAAAAAGTAAGAAAAATATAAAATAAATTTATCAAAGATTAATAGTTCATATGTTGGGCAGTGATGGAAATCCGCCTAAGATATTAACTATTAATTTTCAATGATATAAAGATAAGGAGCGTGAATTGATGACAAAGCTTATTAAAAGAACTAGTTTTGGAAGGATAAAAGAGAGGGGTACAATGCCTCATTTCTTAGAATTCCAATTAAACTCGTATGAGGACTTTTTACAGGCTAAAAAAGATCCTACTTCAAGAGAAAACAAGGGATTAGAGTCGGCCTTTAAGGAGATATTTCCAATAGAATCTTCTAATGGTGACATTAAATTAGATTATGTAGGGTATGAGTTACATGAAAATGAACCTCCACTAAATGACGAATTAGAGTGTAAAAAAAGAGGAAAAACTTTTTCATCTTCTTTAAAAGTTAGGCTGAGATTAGAAAATAAAAAAGCCGGGAATGAAATACAAGAAAGTTTAGTTTACTTTGGAGAGATCCCGAGAATGACTGAACACGCTACATTCATAATAAATGGTGCAGAGAGAGTAGTAGTTTCACAACTACATAGATCACCAGGTGTATCTTTTACTAAGGAAGTAAATATCCAGACAGCTAAAGATATGTTTACTGGTAAGATAATTCCATACAAGGGAACTTGGCTGGAATTTGAAACTGACAAAAATGACTATCTTAATGTAAAGATAGACAGAAAGAAAAAGGTATTAGCACCTGTATTCTTAAAGGCAGTAGATTTCTATGAGACTAATGCAGAGATAATGGAAGATCTATTAGAAACTAGGGTAAAAGATCTTACAGAATATTATGAAAAATACTCTAACAGAGATGAATTATTATCTGTTCTTAGAACTAAGATAGAGGGAAGTTTCATAAAGGAAGACGTTTATGATGAAGAAACTGGAGAGATCATCTTAGAAGCAGAAAATGTTATCGATGAGATGACAGTGGAAAAGATCATAGATGAAAAATTAGAAACTCTTACTTACTGGGAAGTTAAACCTGAAGACAAGGTATTAGCTAATTCATTATTAGATGATACAACTGAAAATTCAGATGACGCTGTAATGGAAGTGTTTAAAAAGTTGAGACCAGGAGATATGGTAACTGTAGATTCAGCTAGATCTCTTATCAGACAAATGTTCTTCAACCCTCAAAGATATGACTTTGCTTCAGTTGGAAGATATAAGATGAACAAGAGATTAAAATTAGATGTTGCAGAAGACATAGTTGTATTAACTAAGGAAGATGTAATGGCTACTATCAGATATGCAATAGGATTATATGGTGGAGACGGTCATACAGATGATATAGACAACCTTTCTAACAGAAGGGTAAGGGGAGTAGGAGAACTACTTCATATGCAAATCAGATCAGGATTAGCTAAGATGAACAAGATGGTAAAGGAAAAAATGACTGTACAGGATGCGTCAGCACTTACACCGCAATCATTATTAAATACCAGACCACTTAATGCACTTATCTTAGATTTCTTCGGATCAGGTCAATTATCACAATTCATGGACCAATCTAACCCACTGGCAGAGTTAACTCATAAGAGAAGAATATCTGCATTAGGACCTGGAGGACTTTCAAGAGAAAGAGCAGGATTTGAGGTTAGAGACGTACATGATTCACATTATGGAAGAGTCTGCCCGATAGAAACTCCAGAGGGACCAAATATCGGACTTATAGGATCTTTAGCAACTTATGCTAGGGTAAATAAATATGGATTCATGGAAACTCCATATGTAAAAGTAACTGATGGAATAGCTGATTTTGAAGATATCAGATATTTAGCAGCAGATGAGGAAGAGGGATTATTTATTGCCCAGGCCGATACTGTAATGGATGAAGAAACAAATGAAATCACTGGTGATGGATTATGTAGATTTGGACATGAAGTTGTATGGGTAAACGGTAAAAAGATAGATTATTTAGATGTATCTCCTAAGCAGGTAGTATCTGTATCAGCTGGATTAATTCCTTTCTTAGAGCACGATGACGCCAACAGAGCATTAATGGGATCAAACATGCAAAGACAAGCAGTACCTTTACTTAGAGGAGAAGCTCCATTTGTTGGGACTGGTCTTGAGAGAAAGGTAGCAGTAGATTCAGGAGCAGTTGTTGTATCCAGAACAACTGGTGAGGTAACTAGTTTAGATGCCAGCAAGATAGTGATAACTGAAAAAACAAAAAATGGAACTAAAGACCATGTATATAAGATGTTAAACTTTGAAAGATCTAACCAAGCTATGTGTTTACACCAAACACCATTAGTAGACATGGGTCAGAAAGTAGAAGTAGGTACTATCTTAGCAGATGGACCATCTACAAAAGGTGGAGACTTAGCACTTGGAAGAAATATCCTGATGGCATTCATGCCTTGGGAAGGATATAACTTCGAGGATGGAATCTTGATATCTGACAGACTTAGAAAGGAAGATGTATTTACTTCCCTTCATATTGAAGAGTATGAAGTGGATGCCAGATCTACTAAGTTAGGAGATGAAGAGATAACTAGAGAGATCCCTAATGTAGGAGAAGAAGCTCTTAGAAACCTGGATGAAAGAGGAATCATAAGAGTAGGAGCAAAAGTAGGACCAGGAGATATCTTGGTAGGAAAGACTACTCCAAAAGGAGAGACTGAACCACCTGCAGAGGAAAAATTACTCCGAGCTATCTTTGGTGAAAAAGCCAGAGACGTAAGAGATACATCGCTTAAGATGCCTCACGGTTCTAAGGGTACAGTAGTAGAGATCTTAGAATTAGCCAGAGAAAATGGAGATGAATTAAAAGCTGGGATCAATAGATCTATCAGAATATTTATCGCTGAAAAAAGAAAGATAAACGTAGGAGATAAAATCTCTGGACGTCATGGAAATAAAGGGGTAATTTCAAGAGTATTACCTGCAGAAGATATGCCATTCTTAGAAGATGGAACACATGTTGATATCGTACTTAATCCATTAGGGGTACCATCACGGATGAATATCGGGCAAGTACTAGAGGTACATTTAGGACTAGCTCTTGGATTTATGAAAGATGAAGATGGAGACGACGGTGTTTATATCGAAACTCCGGTATTTGATAGTGGAGACAAAGAGTCAGGTGGACATGAGGCAACTATAAAGAATTACCTGGAGGAAGCCGGTTTCGACAGATCTGGTAAGGTAAACTTAATAGATGGTAGAACAGGAGAACCATTTGATAATCCTGTAACTGTTGGACGTATGTATATTCTTAAACTTCATCATTTAGTTGAAGATAAGATGCATGCTAGAGCAATCGGACCATACTCACTGGTAACTCAGCAGCCGCTAGGTGGAAAAGCACAGTTTGGTGGACAAAGATTAGGAGAGATGGAAGTTTGGGCACTTGAAGCATATGGAGCTTCTAGCATCTTACAAGAGATGTTAACGGTGAAATCAGATGACGTTATGGGTAGAACTAAGACCTATGAAGCCATCGTTAAAGGTGAAGAGATGCCAGAAGCAAGTTTACCAGAATCATTTAAAGTATTATTAAAAGAATTCCAAGCATTAGCATTGGATATTGAATTATTTGATACTGAAGGTGACGTAATAGACGTTTCAAGCGACTTAGCAAAAGAGGAAATCATCACTGAATTCTCATTGGCGGACTTAAAAGAAGAAGATTAATCAAACGAGTAGTTTGAAATTATAGATAGGGTTATAAAAGACAGAATATAGCAGGGAAAGAGATCCTTTCCCTGCTAAAACCTGCCCTTAAAAAGCTTATTTTTGAAAAGATTTAATTAAGGAGGCTATTTAATAGTATGGGAATAAAAAACTTCGAAAAAATTAGAATTAAACTTGCATCCCCAGAGAAGATCCAGGAGTGGTCATTTGGAGAGGTAACAAAACCAGAAACAATAAACTATAGAACATTAAACCCTGAATTTGATGGTTTATTCTGTGAAAGAATATTCGGACCAACAAAGGACTGGGAATGTGCTTGTGGAAAATATAAGAGAATGAGATACAAAGGCCTTGTATGTGAAAAGTGTG
It encodes the following:
- the rlmB gene encoding 23S rRNA (guanosine(2251)-2'-O)-methyltransferase RlmB, yielding MEKIIGINAVNEAIESNVNIEYIEIFTGVRPEQVAKLKTKASKKNIIVKAGKKKIENSQGVVAYISDYDYYITFKEFLESAVKEEKSTVLILDGVQDPRNFGALIRSAEIFGVKGIIIPERNSVKINETVVKTSTGAIEHVNIIKVKNIAETIDQLKKYDFWIYGAEGSAKKYYHEENYPAKTALVLGSEGFGIRKKVREHCDILIKIPMKGKINSLNVSVAGGILLSEISKNR
- a CDS encoding sigma-70 family RNA polymerase sigma factor — its product is MGERARFEVTEEILEEAKSGNEEAVGMVVENYKGFVMMNAKNYFLLGAERDDLIQEGMIGLLKAIRAYDTEKAASFKTFATICVKRQIITAIKKANSNKNKALNTSIGIENENKETNREIEYFRGLKSYQSYNPEELALSKEQMNGLRNYLERKLSPLETSVFRYMVKGYPYKEIAEKMGEKVKAVDNAIQRIKRKSELWLDTYKGLS
- the leuS gene encoding leucine--tRNA ligase translates to MREYMFNEIEKNLQNTWNEKKIFETKNKVEGKENYYVLEMLPFPSGKLHMGHVRNYTIGDVIARYKTMKGYNVLHPMGWDSFGLPAENAAIQNGAHPATWTVKNIEYMKDQLKMLGFSYDWDREIASYKPDYYKWNQWIFKKMYENDLVYRKKSTVNWCPKCDTVLANEQVEDGKCWRHGDTDVTQKDLTQWFFKITEYADELLKGHEEIKKGWPEKVITMQKNWIGKSFGTEIAFNLEGSEEKLPMFTTRIDTLFGVTYCVIAPEHPMVAEILGEKPEIKDAVDAMKNEDMIARTAEGKEKNGVFTGRYLINPVNGEKVELWIADYVLMNYGTGAVMAVPAHDERDFAFAKKYDLPMKVVINPIEKKTKKEIKIEVKEMENAFIGKGIMTNSDKFDGISSKEALTKMAEHVEELGFGERTVKYRLKDWGVSRQRYWGTPIPAIYCDKCGIVMESDENLPVKLPMDIKFSGNGNPLETSEEFKNATCPTCGGPAKRETDTMDTFVDSSWYYLRYCDPKNTDMPIDKNIADSWSPVDQYIGGVEHAVMHLLYSRFFHKVLRDMGLLSTDEPFKRLLTQGMVLGPSYYEKSTGKYLFPNETEIKDEKSYSKTTGEELVVKVEKMSKSKNNGVDPLHIITEYGADAARLFTMFAAPPEKELEWNENGLAGSSRFLNRVWRMVVENKGYFETGSIDLEKVSKADKNVIRKLHQTIKKVTASIEDNYHFNTSIAANMELINELQDFKANILDNGETTSESKKVFTETVRTMIIMLSPFVPHITDELWAELGETGHLFQIPWPTHVEELTISDDVQIGVQVNGKLRATLDVSRTITKEELEALALAAPNVIKFTEGKTIVKKIVVPGRIVNIVVK
- a CDS encoding outer membrane beta-barrel protein; this translates as MKRILVVLMFTVMSLNALALDLWVKGGVNQGTGSKKMEDFGYNAALELSQGFLGFVDLGAGIAYNGNLKFDGISVQENVGYDLTPVYVFAKFNIIPVALKPYVVARLGKNFVVNDNTDYNGKSEAKGGAYGAVGVGVEFLSSFQGEVLYSISEVRNNPSGKDNVDMVSLTLGYNFF
- the rpmG gene encoding 50S ribosomal protein L33, whose product is MRVNILMECTECKRRNYSTSKNKKNTDGRIELKKFCKWDKKVTVHKETKK
- the secE gene encoding preprotein translocase subunit SecE, whose protein sequence is MNTLLQNVKTEYKKVVWPSKDEIVKSTLLVAAMSVAVSIYVGAFDVIASRILKMMGTFFGG
- the nusG gene encoding transcription termination/antitermination protein NusG, with protein sequence MERKIEKKWYMIHTYSSYEKKVKADLEKRIQTLELTDKVFRIVVPEEEIKEIKNGKEKIVFRKLFPGYVMIEMEAVREETNDGIWYSVDSDAWYVIRNTNGVTGFVGIGSDPIPMEDEEVATILRFLGEEGEEKPEPKEEIILDFKAGDMVELLEGGFAGSVGEVNNIDLEHGKVKIMIDMFGRMTPVEIGVNEVKKVMS
- the rplK gene encoding 50S ribosomal protein L11, with amino-acid sequence MAKDVIGLIKLQLQAGKANPAPPVGPALGQHGVNIMEFCKAFNSKTQDKAGFIIPVEIKVYSDRSFTFVLKTPPASDLLKKAAGIKSAAANSKTDVAGTVTSAQIQEIAETKMVDLNAGSLEAAMSIIAGSARSMGIKIEG
- the rplA gene encoding 50S ribosomal protein L1 encodes the protein MANKKAKKYVEAAKLVETGKLYEVKDALELVAKTKTANFVETVEVALRLGVDPRHADQQVRGTVVLPHGSGKVTKVLVLTQGENMQKALDAGADYAGAEEYIEQIQKGWFDFDVVIATPDMMPKLGKLGRTLGTKGLMPNPKSGTVTTNVAQAVSEFKRGKLAFRVDKLGSIHVGIGKVDFTAEQIEDNFKAFMAEITRLKPSAAKGQYLRTVALSLTMGPGIKIDPILASKYLEA
- the rplJ gene encoding 50S ribosomal protein L10; protein product: MATEAKKLVVAELAQKIKDAKTIVLVDYQGINAKDDTEIKKQLRESGSEYLVAKNRLFKIALTEAGVADSFDDLLEGTTAFAFGYEDAVAPAKVVYEFGKGKKDLFNIKGGYSEGKRVEISEIEALATLPSREALLSMVLNGMLGPIRKLAYGIVAIADQKEEA
- the rplL gene encoding 50S ribosomal protein L7/L12, producing the protein MAFNQEAFIADLEAMTVLELKEVVEALENHFGVTAAAPVAVAGAAAEVEEQTEFDVIIMSAGAKKIAVIKELRAITGLGLKEAKAMAEEAGAKVKEGVSKEEAAEVAAKLEEAGAVIEVK